One segment of Calypte anna isolate BGI_N300 unplaced genomic scaffold, bCalAnn1_v1.p scaffold_18_arrow_ctg1, whole genome shotgun sequence DNA contains the following:
- the LOC103539255 gene encoding plexin domain-containing protein 1 — LDTSKITNMSAVEFTPLPTCLQHQSCVTCVTSELTFNCSWCHVLQRCSSGFDRYREEWLSYGCAQKSAEETCEDLAEGDHYSAPPDTSSSSPQDEDFTSSPSSLFLGSLTTEDDTKLNQYAGSEGVASSFPSKKGVPIHTGTIVGIVLAVVLLAGIILAGIYINSHPTSNAALFFIERRPHHWPSMKFRNHSNHTTYSEVEPSSQEKEGFVEAEQC, encoded by the exons CTGGACACCAGCAAGATCACCAACATGTCAGCTGTGGAGTTCACCCCCCTGCCCA CTTGTCTCCAGCACCAGAGCTGTGTCACCTGTGTCACCTCCGAGCTGACCTTCAACTGCTCCTGGTGCCACGTCCTGCAGAG ATGTTCCAGTGGCTTCGATCGGTACCGTGAGGAGTGGCTTTCCTATGGCTGTGCCCAAAAG tcaGCTGAGGAGACCTGTGAGGATTTAGCAGAAGGTGACCACTACTCAGCACCTCCtgacacctcctcctcctccccccaggaTGAGGATttcacctcctccccctcctcactCTTCCTTGGCAGCCTCACAACAGAAG atgacaccaagctcaATCAGTATGCAGGAAGTGAAG GTGTGGCAAGCAGCTTTCCTTCCAAGAAAGGTGTCCCCATCCACACAGGGACCATCGTGGGGATTGTCCTGGCTGTGGTGCTCCTTGCAGGCATCATCCTGGCTGGGATCTACATCAACAGCCACCCCACCTCCAACGCTGCCCTGTTCTTCATTGAG AGGAGGCCACACCACTGGCCATCCATGAAGTTCCGAAATCACAGCAACCACACCACCTACTCCGAGGTGGAGCCCAGCAGCCAGGAAAAGGAGGGATTTGTGGAAGCAGAacagtgctga